In one window of Streptomyces sp. NBC_00193 DNA:
- a CDS encoding TIGR03086 family metal-binding protein → MLLEKALNHTTGLLGNVTPDQYGRPTPCEDFDVRALTNHLLAGNPYYVTLAQGGGPDFSLFARDQIGDEQPGDVYARGAKEVLAAWQTEGALGRHMPVPGGGTGPRIVDLHLLEAVLHSWDLATATGQDRTGDPDAVQAAFAGWYGNFPDEIRPATGMFGPSKPAADDAPTADRLAAYFGRTV, encoded by the coding sequence GTGCTGCTGGAGAAGGCCCTGAACCACACCACCGGGCTACTGGGCAACGTCACGCCCGACCAGTACGGCCGGCCCACCCCGTGCGAGGACTTCGACGTCCGGGCCCTGACCAACCACCTGCTCGCCGGCAACCCCTACTACGTCACCCTCGCCCAGGGCGGCGGCCCCGACTTCTCCCTCTTCGCCCGCGACCAGATCGGCGACGAGCAGCCCGGCGACGTCTACGCCCGCGGCGCCAAGGAAGTCCTCGCCGCATGGCAGACCGAGGGCGCTCTCGGGCGGCACATGCCGGTACCCGGAGGCGGCACGGGCCCGCGCATCGTGGACCTGCACCTGCTGGAGGCCGTCCTGCACAGCTGGGACCTGGCCACCGCCACCGGCCAGGACCGCACCGGCGACCCCGACGCCGTCCAGGCCGCCTTCGCCGGCTGGTACGGCAACTTCCCCGACGAGATCCGCCCCGCCACCGGCATGTTCGGCCCCTCCAAGCCCGCCGCCGACGATGCCCCGACGGCCGACCGGCTCGCCGCATACTTCGGCCGCACCGTCTGA
- a CDS encoding MarR family winged helix-turn-helix transcriptional regulator — translation MDTSPMEVIGLIRRVHTLHERALRPLHEAAPVTAPELDLLIPLRHASGPVIARRLASHLGISRVAVSKSLTRLEDRGYIRRIPSAADRRSVEVTITGAGEQVIDELFPRLLEREVELLAGLGEDREQVVAALTRLAEVLQACDPDR, via the coding sequence ATGGACACCTCCCCGATGGAGGTGATCGGGCTGATCCGGCGGGTTCACACGCTGCACGAGCGGGCGTTGCGTCCGCTGCATGAAGCGGCGCCGGTGACGGCTCCGGAGCTGGATCTGCTCATTCCGTTGCGGCATGCATCGGGGCCGGTCATCGCCCGCCGGCTGGCCTCGCACCTGGGGATCTCCCGCGTGGCGGTGAGCAAGAGCCTCACTCGTCTTGAGGACCGCGGTTACATCCGGCGCATTCCCAGCGCGGCGGATCGCAGGTCGGTGGAGGTCACCATCACCGGGGCCGGCGAGCAGGTCATCGACGAGCTGTTCCCCCGGCTGCTGGAGCGTGAGGTCGAGCTGCTGGCCGGCCTCGGCGAGGACCGAGAGCAGGTCGTCGCCGCCCTGACCCGACTCGCCGAGGTCCTCCAGGCCTGCGACCCCGACCGGTAA
- a CDS encoding cupin domain-containing protein, which yields MIYVREGELGVHFDGEDLTIPAGSFILLPKGIPHALSRATDIPPRVLQGSSPGGWECYLEDLVEAGPPPLPTEPSPPPTSTPSPSPTASSTRNDPPRPRQRGPDP from the coding sequence ATGATCTACGTCCGGGAAGGCGAACTCGGCGTGCACTTCGACGGCGAGGACCTCACCATCCCCGCCGGCTCGTTCATCCTCCTGCCGAAGGGGATCCCGCACGCGCTCAGCCGCGCCACCGACATACCGCCGCGCGTCCTGCAGGGCTCCTCACCCGGTGGCTGGGAGTGCTACCTGGAGGACCTGGTCGAAGCCGGCCCGCCACCACTCCCGACGGAGCCCTCACCCCCGCCGACCTCAACCCCATCGCCGTCCCCCACGGCATCCAGTACGAGGAATGACCCACCGCGTCCTCGCCAACGCGGCCCGGACCCGTGA
- a CDS encoding IPT/TIG domain-containing protein: MLRAAREWSRTAAVALTVTLTLAASANGAAAEPQPGARTAASSTSQADSEGHLARLKPERRVEVRSLPRVVPRPGEVTKTKPFMPAPKVARPVRPTLQPTVPVSTSVLVPKSKVASKAVPSTAVLERLKTFPGLGQDGKTPSDAQIAVGPTYIVEMVNFTGQIYDKAGNTVGAAFDLGDFFGMAHRSGTDPRVHYDAAAGRFYAEFEADLANGDRTDLAVSDSSDPRGGWTFYTIAENTSNVLQDQAKLGYSNDKVTLSWNNYDRTTTPRDFLGVVTVVVNKAELLAGGTITIWTFNQDDTRFQVVPATSQSAVNDQFAMWHGFGSDSPNLRVLTITGVPGVSTVSQTENTFGIGTSDNPPNATQPAGGDAFIKTNDNRILSVAWQNNRLWGVFNVSCTPPGDTAPRACQRFVRVSTGGTQSLVTNFNLGLVGGHIYYGSVAMNDEDDLFSGFTASSSTMFPTAVAIGVPGGDFPGTTVGDFYAAGTQAFVCGCGTGDPRWGDYSGTARDPSNPKDVWTVQQIGGLAGGGWGTAMDRVTLSPPAVTAVVPNHGPELAQCVNTVTVQGKDFPTSGTTVKFGSVSASNVNVTGPEELTADVPPQARGTVDVTVTTPNGTSPMTAADRYTYDADTSAPTASAGISPSSNTAGWNTTSPATVNISASDGSCGSGITKITYSASGAQPIGPTDVSGASASVAITTNGVTTVTYTATDNAGNTSAPQTITVRLDTAGPTITIVRPAGTYLYRQPVTASYSCTDATSGVASCVGAVPNGSPINTTTLGSHTFTVNATDNATNPSTKSVTYNVAYRICLLYDPNRPVRLLGQVVISLRICDANGNNLSSPNITLTASRITGPATRPVTGRFNYNALFRSYSLPVSTWNLPNGNYNLEFTISGADTTTHLAPFTLR; the protein is encoded by the coding sequence GTGCTGCGCGCAGCGCGCGAGTGGTCGCGGACGGCGGCCGTCGCGCTCACCGTGACGCTGACCCTTGCCGCGTCGGCCAACGGGGCGGCCGCCGAGCCGCAGCCCGGCGCCCGGACTGCGGCGAGCAGTACGTCGCAGGCGGACAGCGAGGGGCATCTGGCCCGGCTCAAGCCGGAGCGTCGCGTGGAGGTGCGCTCCCTGCCTCGCGTGGTGCCCAGGCCCGGCGAGGTGACGAAGACGAAGCCCTTCATGCCCGCTCCGAAGGTCGCACGGCCCGTGAGGCCGACGCTGCAGCCGACCGTGCCGGTCAGCACCTCGGTCCTGGTCCCGAAGTCCAAGGTCGCCTCGAAGGCGGTGCCGTCCACGGCGGTCCTGGAGCGGTTGAAGACCTTCCCGGGGCTCGGGCAGGATGGCAAGACGCCGTCTGACGCGCAGATCGCGGTCGGTCCGACCTACATCGTCGAGATGGTGAACTTCACCGGCCAGATCTACGACAAGGCCGGCAACACCGTGGGCGCCGCCTTCGATCTGGGCGACTTCTTCGGCATGGCGCACCGTTCGGGCACTGACCCGCGGGTGCACTACGACGCGGCGGCCGGCCGCTTCTACGCCGAATTCGAGGCGGATCTGGCCAACGGCGACCGGACCGACCTTGCGGTCAGCGACAGCTCCGACCCGCGCGGGGGCTGGACCTTCTACACCATCGCGGAGAACACCTCGAACGTTCTCCAGGACCAGGCGAAGCTCGGCTACAGCAACGACAAGGTCACGCTGAGCTGGAACAACTACGACAGGACCACTACCCCCAGAGACTTCCTGGGCGTCGTGACGGTGGTCGTCAACAAGGCGGAGCTGCTGGCCGGCGGCACGATTACCATCTGGACCTTCAACCAGGACGACACCAGGTTCCAGGTCGTCCCGGCCACGTCGCAGTCTGCGGTCAACGACCAGTTCGCGATGTGGCACGGCTTCGGCAGCGACAGCCCGAACCTGCGCGTGCTCACGATCACCGGCGTCCCCGGTGTCAGCACCGTCAGCCAGACGGAGAACACCTTCGGCATCGGAACCAGCGACAATCCGCCCAACGCCACGCAGCCGGCCGGGGGCGACGCCTTCATCAAGACCAACGACAACCGGATTCTGTCGGTCGCCTGGCAGAACAACCGTCTCTGGGGCGTCTTCAACGTCAGCTGCACTCCCCCGGGCGACACGGCACCCCGCGCTTGCCAGCGCTTCGTCCGGGTCTCGACCGGCGGGACGCAGAGCCTGGTGACCAACTTCAACCTCGGTCTCGTGGGCGGGCACATTTACTACGGCTCCGTCGCGATGAACGACGAGGACGACCTGTTCTCCGGCTTCACCGCCTCCTCGTCGACCATGTTCCCCACGGCGGTCGCGATCGGAGTTCCGGGCGGCGACTTCCCGGGGACGACGGTCGGAGACTTCTACGCCGCGGGCACGCAGGCCTTCGTGTGCGGCTGCGGGACCGGAGACCCGCGCTGGGGCGATTACTCGGGCACCGCCCGTGACCCGAGCAATCCCAAGGACGTCTGGACGGTCCAGCAGATCGGCGGCCTCGCAGGCGGCGGCTGGGGCACCGCGATGGACCGCGTCACACTCTCCCCGCCCGCGGTCACCGCAGTCGTACCCAACCACGGGCCCGAACTCGCCCAGTGCGTGAACACCGTGACGGTGCAGGGCAAGGACTTCCCCACCAGCGGAACCACCGTCAAGTTCGGCTCTGTATCCGCTTCGAACGTGAACGTCACCGGACCGGAAGAGCTGACCGCCGACGTGCCGCCACAGGCGCGCGGCACGGTGGACGTCACCGTAACCACCCCCAACGGCACCAGCCCGATGACCGCCGCCGACAGGTACACCTACGACGCGGACACATCCGCGCCGACCGCCTCCGCCGGCATCTCGCCGTCGTCGAACACAGCCGGTTGGAACACCACCAGCCCGGCAACGGTCAACATCAGCGCGAGTGACGGCTCCTGCGGCTCGGGCATCACGAAGATCACCTACAGCGCGAGCGGCGCCCAGCCGATCGGGCCCACTGACGTCTCCGGCGCGAGCGCCTCCGTGGCCATCACCACGAACGGCGTCACCACGGTGACGTACACGGCCACCGACAATGCCGGCAACACCTCCGCACCGCAGACCATCACGGTGCGGCTCGACACCGCAGGGCCGACGATCACCATCGTCCGACCGGCAGGCACCTACCTCTACCGTCAGCCGGTCACCGCGTCCTACTCATGCACCGACGCCACCTCCGGAGTGGCGAGCTGCGTCGGCGCCGTCCCCAACGGCAGCCCGATCAACACCACGACCCTCGGCTCACACACGTTCACGGTCAACGCCACGGACAACGCCACCAACCCGTCCACCAAGAGCGTCACCTACAACGTGGCGTACCGGATCTGCCTGCTCTACGACCCGAACCGGCCCGTCCGCCTGCTCGGCCAGGTCGTCATCAGCCTGCGGATCTGCGACGCGAACGGCAACAACCTCTCCAGCCCGAACATCACCCTGACAGCCAGCCGCATCACCGGCCCCGCCACCAGGCCGGTCACAGGCCGGTTCAACTACAACGCTCTGTTCCGCTCCTACAGCCTCCCCGTGAGCACCTGGAACCTCCCGAACGGCAACTACAACCTCGAATTCACCATCAGCGGAGCCGACACCACAACCCACCTGGCACCGTTCACCCTGCGCTGA